A single Rhopalosiphum padi isolate XX-2018 chromosome 4, ASM2088224v1, whole genome shotgun sequence DNA region contains:
- the LOC132928225 gene encoding homeodomain-interacting protein kinase 2 has product MYSSQSQSLCSERLVADESVALVTHHKKRKLDQLHNAACGPENYHHNKYKLSSLHHHYEPIVELVPYEPIKYRKHHGTSIAPSNIKTSPSSAHNQNFIRASTIKLLDTYQRCGQKRKSCEGGVTNGVESSFGVGGANTASTATTTTTTTTGQQGKQGADGDYQLVQHEVLYSMTNQYEVLEFLGRGTFGQVVKCWKKGTNEIVAIKILKNHPSYARQGQIEVSILSRLSQENADEYNFVRAYECFQHKNHTCLVFEMLEQNLYDFLKQNKFSPLPLKFIRPILQQVLTALLKLKDLGLIHADLKPENIMLVDPIRQPYRVKVIDFGSASHKSKAVCNTYLQSRYYRAPEIILGLPFCEAIDMWSLGCVVAELFLGWPLYPGSSEYDQIRYICQTQNLPNLDMLTNASKTSKFFYRDVTYQNNWRLKIMEEHEAETGIKSKEARKYIFNCLDDIGQVNVPTDLEGGELLAEKADRREFIDLLKRMLSMDPANRIHPNTALLHPFVTLAHLVDFARCDNVKASVQMMEVCRRALPDHHSSSGQAVLVPATNANVTLAFNNQYQLYNSRSMARQYSGSSNQHQAHLSILCSAGPGAYQTGTSPPKHVAVMPPPPHPSQLQIQHSTSLITQQPGGGQQQYVPVSMVDGSRQMIATWPAPPGPHHRQMTIVPPPGAGAASAAWHSASAAAAAADWAVPRPLIVDSATAILQDQRQVAFTTADVYDGLLESPTMVGTIWGSSNNNGKSRSTKHMAPPQSHHHHSNYQQAPPAHHHHHHHRQDKKDTVINTTNQLSPVKKRVKEGTPPQEYDGRINRGSLLSTSDNVPNWHQPSPSYKQLINNRQHTITIHDTPSPAVSVITISDSEDEASTKGVQLNIKTNRNNRKNVISCVTVGESDNEELLPSKPLTYHQKQLQSLRSTPVIYQSPSKSSNIQNGEYIACRNSPPGIELNGGQYSQHSSITNNSQQPIYMPQSQLPSEIKHEPHYSSSHSGNTMSQSQLKRIVSKGQHTHQSQDCNIFNALGTSKPEPPQAIEYYCSGTNCKDPYHYVTPHDQHIVYASDKRLSYAIPSAHKRNISNPMDYQLQPPVAHSSRDSHIISASKTAWTQQTIPVHQAYRSHVADYTAAHLSPQALGANRGLSPLAGQPLYHQSDIYRRQAVYVTTGQPPTAAAYLPSPQVPPTAFTTGPIPPPAHHASARPLLTTHATHPLPAHMQPTAVYGYLSPAKTHHQYQPLWFTE; this is encoded by the exons ATGTACAGCAGTCAATCACAAAGTTTGTGTTCAGAACGGTTGGTGGCTGATGAAAGTGTCGCACTTGTCACGCATCACAAAAAACGCAAGCTGGACCAACTACATAACGCCGCTTGCGGCCCTGAAAACTACcatcataataaatacaaattgagTTCGCTTCACCATCATTACGAACCAATTGTTGAGTTGGTGCCATATGAACCTATTAAGTATCGCAAACATCATGGTACATCTATTGCACCATCTAACATTAAGACCAGTCCATCATCTGCACATAATCAGAATTTCATACGAGCATCAACCATCAAATTATTAGACACATACCAACGCTGTGGACAAAAg CGGAAGTCGTGTGAAGGCGGTGTTACAAATGGTGTTGAGTCAAGTTTTGGAGTTGGAGGAGCAAATACTGCATCAACGGCTACTACCACTACCACTACCACAACGGGGCAACAAGGGAAACAGGGCGCTGATGGTGATTATCAGTTGGTCCAGCACGAAGTATTGTACTCAATGACGAATCAGTATGAAGTTCTAGAGTTTTTAGGTCGAGGAACTTTTGGTCAG gttgtAAAATGCTGGAAAAAAGGAACAAATGAAATTgttgcaattaaaatattaaagaaccaTCCATCATATGCTAGGCAAGGTCAGATTGAA gtaagCATTCTGTCAAGATTAAGCCAAGAAAATGCAGACGAATACAACTTTGTTCGTGCTTATGAATGTTTTCAACACAAAAATCATACTTGTTTGGTGTTTGAAATGTTGGAGCAAAATTTATATGATTTCctgaaacaaaacaaatttagtcCACtacctttaaaatttattcgACCAATATTACAACAAGTATTGACTgctttgttaaaattaaag GATTTAGGTCTTATTCATGCAGATTTGAAACCagaaaatataatgttagtTGATCCTATCCGTCAACCTTACAGAGTTAAAGTTATTGACTTTGGTAGTGCATCTCATAAAAGTAAAGCTGTATGTAATACTTATTTGCAAAGCCGATACTATAGAGCTCCTGAGATCATACTtg gtttaCCATTTTGTGAGGCAATCGACATGTGGAGTTTAGGTTGTGTAGTAGCAGAACTATTTTTGGGTTGGCCATTGTACCCAGGGTCGTCAGAATATGATCAAATACGTTACATATGTCAAACACAAAATTTACCAAATTTAGACATGTTAACAAATGCTTCAAAAACCTCCAAGTTTTTTTATAGGGATGttacttatcaaaataattggaGACTAAAG aTAATGGAAGAACATGAAGCCGAAACTGGAATTAAATCTAAAGAAGcaagaaaatacatatttaattgtttagatGATATTGGACAAGTTAATGTGCCAACTGATTTAGAGGGTGGTGAGCTTTTAGCTGAAAAGGCAGATAGGCGAGAATTTATTGATCTTCTTAAAAGAATGTTATCTATGGACCCG gCTAATAGAATACATCCTAATACTGCACTTCTACACCCGTTTGTTACGTTAGCACATCTCGTTGATTTTGCTCGGTGTGATAATGTGAAAGCAAGTGTACAAATGATGGAAGTTTGTCGACGAGCCTTACCTGATCATCATTCAAGTTCTGGACAAGCTGTACTGGTGCCAGCAACTAATGCCAATGTCACCCTTGCTTTTAATAATcaa TATCAGTTATATAACAGTCGATCAATGGCCCGCCAATATAGTGGTAGTTCAAATCAACATCAAGCGCATCTATCAATACTTTGTTCTGCTGGTCCTGGAGCTTATCAAACTGGAACTTCACCGCCAAAACATGTAGCTGTTATGCCACCTCCACCCCATCCATCACAATTACAAATACAACATTCAACTAGTTTGATTACACaacaa cctgGCGGTGGTCAACAGCAATATGTGCCTGTATCTATGGTTGATGGAAGTCGTCAAATGATTGCTACTTGGCCAGCTCCTCCTGGACCTCATCATCGTCAAATGACTATTGTTCCACCACCTGGAGCAGGAGCAGCTTCAGCAGCATGGCATTCTGCATCTGCTGCTGCAGCTGCAGCTGATTGGGCTGTTCCTAGGCCTCTGATTGTTGACTCAGCTACTGCAATATTACAA gaTCAACGACAAGTAGCATTTACAACAGCTGATGTTTATGATGGTCTTTTGGAAAGCCCCACAATGGTTGGTACAATTTGGGGAAGTTctaataataatggaaaatcACGTTCTACAAAACACATGGCTCCACCTCAGTCTCATCATCACCATTCAAATTATCAGCAAGCACCGCCTGCACATCACCACCACCATCATCATAGGCAAGACAAAAAAGATACTGTTATAAACACTACAAATCAACTCAGCCCAGTAAAAAAACGGGTTAAAGAAGGAACTCCTCCTCAAG aaTATGATGGAAGAATTAATAGAGGAAGCTTATTATCTACCTCAGACAATGTTCCAAATTGGCATCAACCTTCTCCTTCTTATAAACAactg attaacaATAGACAACATACTATAACTATTCATGACACACCATCTCCTGCTGTTTCGGTCATTACAATATCAGATAGTGAAGATGAAGCTTCAACTAaagg agttcaATTGAATATCAAAACTAATCGTAACAACcgcaaaaatgtaatttcatgTGTAACAGTTGGTGAGAGTGACAATGAAGAACTATTACCATCTAAACCTTTGACTTACCATCAAAAACAACTTCAAAGTTTACGATCAACTCCAGTAATTTATCAATCTCCATCCAAGAGTTCTAATATACaa AATGGTGAATATATTGCTTGTCGCAATAGTCCTCCAGGTATAGAGTTAAATGGTGGTCAATATTCTCAACATTCTTCAATTACCAATAACTCACAGCAACCTATTTATATGCCACAATCACAATTGCCTAGTGAAATAAAACACGAACCCCATTATAG ttcttCTCATAGTGGCAATACTATGTCTCAGTCTCAACTAAAAAGGATTGTATCAAAAGGACAACATACACATCAAAGTCAagattgtaatattttcaacGCTTTGGGAACAAGTAAACCTGAGCCACCACAAGCTATTGAATACTACTGTAGTGGGACAAACTGCAAAGATCCTTATCATTATGTAACTCCTCATGATCAACATATAGTTTAtgctag TGACAAACGTTTATCATATGCCATACCCTCTGCACATAAACGCAACATTTCCAATCCCATGGACTATCAACTACAGCCTCCAGTAGCCCATTCTAGTAGAgattcacatattattagtgCTTCAAAAACAGCATGGACCCAACAAACTATACCAGTACATCAAGCTTACag aAGTCATGTAGCCGATTATACAGCTGCTCATCTTTCTCCGCAAGCCCTAGGAGCTAACCGAGGTCTATCTCCTTTGGCTGGTCAGCCTTTGTATCACCAAAGTGATATTTACCGCCGACAAGCAGTTTATGTAACTACTGGTCAACCGCCAACTGCTGCTGCATATTTACCATCTCCACAAGTTCCTCCTACTGCTTTTACTACAGG ACCTATTCCACCTCCTGCACATCATGCAAGCGCAAGACCTTTACTCACCACTCATGCTACACATCCATTACCAGCTCACATGCAACCAACTGCTGTATATGGATATTTAAGCCCAGCAAAAACTCATCATCAATATCAACCCCTTTGGTTCACTGAGTAG